From a single Caldalkalibacillus uzonensis genomic region:
- a CDS encoding TerC family protein codes for MEWWLLAFVKIVFINMILSGDNAIVIAMASRNLPEAKRRLAIFWGAFGAIALRVILTVVAIQLLSIPFLMAVGALLLLWVAIKLLADQEQEKDIQASNVLLTVVMTIMMADFIMSLDNVVAIAAVAKGDLLLITLGLILSIPIIIWGSHFVLKLLDRYPVFLYLGAAILGFTAGEMVLEDQKVSPWLESVWPLPHWGLPVALALLVMGAGHISKNSKTCY; via the coding sequence ATGGAGTGGTGGTTACTGGCTTTTGTTAAAATTGTGTTCATCAATATGATCTTAAGTGGAGACAATGCCATTGTCATTGCCATGGCTAGCCGAAATTTGCCTGAAGCCAAGCGGCGGCTGGCTATCTTTTGGGGAGCGTTCGGCGCCATTGCCTTACGAGTCATCCTTACCGTAGTCGCTATTCAGTTGTTAAGTATCCCCTTTTTAATGGCCGTTGGCGCGCTTTTGCTGCTGTGGGTGGCCATTAAATTGTTGGCCGATCAAGAACAAGAGAAAGACATCCAAGCATCCAATGTATTGCTGACTGTGGTGATGACCATTATGATGGCTGACTTTATTATGAGCTTGGATAATGTGGTTGCTATTGCTGCCGTTGCCAAAGGGGATCTGCTTTTAATCACATTGGGCTTAATCCTTAGCATCCCCATTATCATCTGGGGGAGCCATTTTGTCTTGAAGCTCTTAGACCGCTATCCTGTTTTTTTATATTTAGGTGCCGCCATCTTAGGCTTCACGGCCGGAGAAATGGTGTTGGAAGATCAAAAAGTATCTCCCTGGCTTGAAAGTGTGTGGCCTCTTCCTCACTGGGGCCTCCCAGTTGCCCTGGCTTTACTGGTTATGGGGGCAGGACACATCTCCAAAAATAGCAAAACGTGCTATTGA
- a CDS encoding ATP-grasp domain-containing protein produces the protein MKLVTFQPMRTIGLPNVSYIKPEHLFKEKQTIAEADWILFPEYWQVNVLVYGLKKRIFPSIQSYHLGHNKVEMTRALWAVCPEHVPYTQILANTEANIEHILEEFPFPFIAKEVRNSMGRGVFLIESEAQLQDYARHNDILYVQEYLPIDRDLRITFVGDEVIGAYWRVGQEGHFLNNVAQGGTISFEHVPPGAIRLVETVAKQLGINHAGFDIAVVGERLYFLEFNVLFGNMGFRDNQQLIERKIWEYLLTHSSPDSPPFKPITPAPRAS, from the coding sequence ATGAAGCTGGTCACTTTTCAACCGATGCGCACCATTGGTCTGCCCAATGTCTCTTATATTAAGCCGGAACATCTTTTCAAAGAGAAACAAACCATTGCTGAAGCAGATTGGATTTTGTTTCCTGAATATTGGCAAGTTAATGTTCTGGTTTACGGCCTGAAAAAGCGTATTTTCCCCAGCATCCAGTCTTACCATCTAGGACATAACAAAGTTGAAATGACCCGCGCCTTATGGGCCGTTTGTCCTGAACATGTGCCCTATACCCAAATCTTGGCCAATACGGAGGCTAATATTGAACACATTCTGGAGGAGTTTCCCTTTCCGTTTATCGCCAAGGAAGTGCGCAACTCCATGGGCAGAGGGGTCTTCCTGATCGAGTCAGAAGCCCAGCTTCAAGACTATGCCCGGCATAATGATATATTATATGTGCAGGAGTATCTGCCTATCGACCGTGATTTGCGTATCACCTTTGTCGGTGATGAAGTGATCGGGGCTTACTGGCGTGTAGGGCAAGAGGGACATTTTCTTAATAATGTGGCTCAAGGGGGAACCATCTCCTTCGAACACGTCCCGCCCGGTGCCATTCGCCTGGTGGAAACCGTGGCCAAGCAGTTAGGGATTAACCATGCCGGCTTCGATATAGCGGTGGTGGGAGAGCGCTTGTACTTTCTCGAGTTTAATGTACTATTTGGCAATATGGGCTTCAGGGATAACCAGCAGCTGATTGAACGCAAGATATGGGAGTACCTCTTAACCCACAGTTCCCCCGATTCTCCGCCGTTTAAGCCAATCACACCAGCGCCCCGTGCTTCGTAA
- the treR gene encoding trehalose operon repressor, with the protein MENKYLHIYADLSGKIESGELKPQAKLPSEHELCELYQTSRETVRKALNLLAQQGYIQKIQGKGSIVLDIPRINFPVSGLVSFKELAEKMGREAETICHQLALIEPDAWLKEHLPVSPKDKVWKIIRSRKIDGEAMILDRDYIAAQHVPRLTKDICERSLYEYLEQDLGLKISFAKKVISIEKATAEDRRYLDLQGYDFIVLVKNYVYLDDATLFQYTESRHRPDKFQFVDFARRH; encoded by the coding sequence ATGGAGAACAAATACTTGCACATTTATGCTGATTTGTCCGGAAAAATAGAATCAGGGGAGCTCAAGCCCCAGGCCAAACTCCCTTCAGAACATGAACTGTGTGAGCTGTACCAAACGTCGCGGGAGACGGTCCGCAAGGCTTTAAACCTGTTGGCCCAGCAAGGATATATCCAAAAAATCCAGGGTAAAGGCTCCATTGTCCTGGACATTCCCCGGATTAACTTTCCGGTGTCGGGGTTGGTCAGCTTCAAAGAGTTGGCTGAAAAGATGGGCAGAGAGGCCGAAACCATTTGCCACCAGTTGGCTTTGATTGAACCGGACGCCTGGCTGAAGGAACATCTGCCGGTCTCCCCCAAGGACAAAGTGTGGAAAATTATCCGCAGCCGCAAGATTGATGGGGAAGCAATGATTCTGGACCGGGATTATATTGCCGCCCAGCACGTCCCCCGCTTAACTAAAGACATCTGTGAACGGTCCCTGTATGAATATCTGGAACAGGATCTGGGCTTGAAAATCAGCTTCGCCAAGAAAGTGATCTCCATCGAAAAAGCCACTGCAGAAGACAGGCGCTATCTTGATCTGCAAGGTTATGATTTTATTGTGCTGGTCAAAAACTATGTCTATCTGGACGATGCCACCTTGTTCCAATACACCGAGTCCCGCCACCGCCCGGATAAATTTCAATTTGTTGACTTTGCCAGACGGCATTAA